A genomic stretch from Lathyrus oleraceus cultivar Zhongwan6 chromosome 2, CAAS_Psat_ZW6_1.0, whole genome shotgun sequence includes:
- the LOC127123256 gene encoding E3 ubiquitin-protein ligase MPSR1-like: protein MASEAEASELSCLFERMIRTNDMSLFFPFMLRLYALSTRRNSDDPDQESSSNEDSNRQRIILVSPSTQRIILINDVSSLEALFQEHGSTRENGQHPASTKSIETMKKVEIVEGEEHRECVVCLEEFEVGEVVKEMPCKHWFHGNCIDKWLRIHGSCPVCRYQMPIHEEQEK, encoded by the coding sequence ATGGCATCTGAAGCTGAAGCTTCTGAACTTTCCTGTTTGTTTGAAAGAATGATAAGAACTAATGACATGTCTTTGTTCTTTCCATTCATGCTTCGTCTTTATGCTTTGTCAACTCGAAGAAACAGCGACGACCCAGATCAAGAATCATCCAGTAACGAAGATTCCAACCGTCAAAGAATCATCTTGGTGAGCCCTTCTACACAACGTATTATTCTAATCAACGATGTTTCAAGTCTTGAAGCTTTGTTTCAAGAACATGGAAGCACTAGAGAGAATGGTCAACATCCAGCTTCAACAAAGTCAATAGAAACAATGAAAAAAGTTGAAATTGTTGAAGGTGAAGAACATAGAGagtgtgttgtttgtttggaaGAATTTGAGGTTGGTGAAGTTGTTAAAGAAATGCCTTGTAAGCATTGGTTTCATGGGAATTGTATTGACAAGTGGTTAAGGATTCATGGATCTTGTCCTGTTTGTAGGTATCAGATGCCTATTCATGAGGAACAAGAAAAATAA